The Arachis ipaensis cultivar K30076 chromosome B05, Araip1.1, whole genome shotgun sequence nucleotide sequence TTAttgaaaaaatgtttttaatatatatagTGTGAGTAAGTAAGTGTATATATATACCGTGTGTATGACACAAAAAAGAAAGTTTTTCAAGCCAAAGAAGAGTTTTCATTAATTATTCATATAAAAAGTTTATAACCTAATTCGTAACATCCATATGATTATCCACATACAAAtatctttatataaaaataaataataattatcatAATANNNNNNNNNNNNNNNNNNNNNNNNNNNNNNNTAACACGTATTATATTAAAGAGTTTAGTTAAATCATTTTATAATATTCAACTATCACATTCATATAAAATCATCTTTATTAATGTGACTAGTcatgttttttaataattttcttaTTGTAATTACTCTAAGTATAATTAGACAATTATTTTATAACGGAAGAACGAATTATCAATGAATTTCTTCAGAAACGTAGCAACAgtaagacaaaaagaaaaatttaagaaaaatataggtaatcaataacatttttgaacaatgtgtaaacaatataaattaatagagttaaaaaaataaattaattttaaatttaattaatagtaTTAAATTagaatataatatatttttatttgattgatagTTGTTTATTTTATTCAAGATGGTCATTGTTTACTTAGCACTCccaaaatttaagaaaataatCATTCATCGTCAATTAAAGTGATGAACATGAAAACATGACAATTAGAAGAGCAATTGTCACACGTATTGTAACAGATGCAAGATGTGTCACACATCACAAGATATAAGCCAATTTATTATATGACATTGATTGCTACATTATTCTTCAACATTATACACTAGCATATGATGATCATTTGATTCATGCAATAATGGAGTATCGTCCATCGACAACACCGGCATCTTCAAACACAACCTCATAGTTATCAATTAAAACTTTTTCAATATAAACAAATTTTATTGGTTGTACAAATAATTTAACTTTTCTAAACAAAATTTATGAACTTATGATAAACCTACTTTCATATGCAAGAAAGTGACTCATAGAAAaagttattatatttattaaatgtGTTCGATATATAGTGAACACTTTTGCATCAAGATTCTTCTTGCAATTGTATACATCACAAGAAAAAGAGGAGTGCTAAGGGCAGTaaattttgtgttttgtaaccgtCAATTGgctatcaatagtatttttaatagtgtgaaattaAATCCAATAGTGTGAaatcattcaatttttttttttatggttaaatgttggtcaactttttaaaaaattactgaGCCCGAAACTTTCCCTAAAAGAAATTATGATGATTATTCATTCAACCCTACTTTTACATGCATATTCAAATTAAACTACAGACCTAATTCCATTATTGTAAGAACTAGACTCTATGAACACAACATCAAAAGGTTCACCCTTAGTGAGATACAAACGCCTTCCACCTTCACCATTCTTATTAAACCTTCCAATATCCATACAATTTGATTCATAATAACAGAACGCAAGCTTGTACCCGAATTTGGCCCTCTTAATGGTAAATGTTCCTAGGAAAATATGCGGGTCATCAGGATTATGGTCATCGGGATCACCAATGCCCATGCAAGCTTTCTCGATTTCATTGTCAAAAAAGAGAATCCACTTGGAAGATTCTACGCATTTTGGCTTCTTTGTGAACTCTATTTTCAGAGAAGTATTCTCGTAAATCTGGAGGGTACTTATTCCCACACTACAACACACGCGGTGGATCTCTGCGCCGAACTTCCTGCGGTTTCACAAAACGTAGCGACTAAGGGTGAATTGCTGCGATTCATCTCCAAATTAGCCTTTCAACGCTTTTATGAGGATTCTGTAACTGACAATGATTAAGTTCTTGtgcctattattgttcaagatacagtCATAGTATAAGAGCACAATGAGAATCTTACTGTAGATTCAGTTACAGTACATGAAAACAATGAGAATATTATTGTTGCTCAAGATATGCTATAGTAcagaaaaataatgagaatcctctTCAATCCCAACCTATACAACAacctcaacaacctcaagaagtgtcattaaggagatccaacagaaaaaagagaaaatttatcTATGGTCTCAAATAATTTTTTCGTCAATGATATCACAAGTttcatcaagtcattacctcataTAGTTTTGAGATAAATATTATAGATGAGTGTGTATATTGCAAGTTTAGTGGGAATAAATACATTTTTTTGGTCTTATATGTCGATGACATTTTACTTGCCAGTAACaatataggcttgttgcatgaaactaagaacTTTCTATTGAACAAATTCGAAATAAAAGATT carries:
- the LOC107641458 gene encoding subtilisin inhibitor CLSI-II-like, which codes for MKAALVSLFLFFAFPLAFAQQVLDTNGNPIFPGREYYILPSVAGPPGGGVKLGTTGNSKCPVTVLQGYSEVVNGIPVKFTIVGISTLQIYENTSLKIEFTKKPKCVESSKWILFFDNEIEKACMGIGDPDDHNPDDPHIFLGTFTIKRAKFGYKLAFCYYESNCMDIGRFNKNGEGGRRLYLTKGEPFDVVFIESSSYNNGIRSVV